ACGCAACACAGATAAAATCTCTTGTTAAGCTATGAAAgcaatattaattataataataagcATTAACAGTCACAAGAAACAAGTAAATATTTACATCACAGTTATGAGAGGAAGGAACAATGTCTTCAAGCTTCTTGCCAGTAAAAATGTCGATTGCAACAAAATGACACTTAGCATGACCATGCTTTCCGGTCTTCGAAGTGGAAACTTCAACCACCTATGAACAGAGCAGACTATCAGTATATAGTGTCACAAAAATCTCCGGCAACAATGGATCAAATTTTCCAGACAAATTGGACAGCCTACTCTAATCCCTAATTCTTAATTACTTTCAGCCATTCTAATCCCTAATTCTCATAGCAGACATAATAGTTTGTTTTATGTTGTGTTGAAGTTCCACAATATCTATACACAAACAATCATTGATGAAATAAAGTAATAAAAAGTACGATACGAAGGAATAAAAACAAGAACCCCCAAAATTGAGTACGCAATCTAATTTCAAAACCAGCAAAATCCAAGTAGAAAACAAACAAAGTTAAGCAGTTAAAACAAAATCCGTCTCAACAGCAAAAACAAAACTATGTACTATTCAATCGGAAAATGGAAAACTAGTAATCTAATCGCCAGGAATATGGATGAtgatttaaataataataaagaaaaggaCCTTGCAAGGGCGATTCTTGATGACGATATATCCGTTTTTGCGGATGGTACCGGCTTGCTGCGGGTAGGTTTTGGAAGCGCCAGCATCGGCCTTAGACTCAAACTGGTGCTCTTCGTCGGACATGGTTTTTGTTAGTGATACAGAGAAATTCCAGAAGAAAAAAGGATAAAAGAGGGAGAGAAGGAGAGAGGAGGGTTGATGGTTGAATTTGAGAGGAattcggtttttattttttagttatttaatattatttttaagggtttgtTTGAATACGTCTCTCTTATCTGACTATCACTTTTGGTGGGCCTAGTTGTAGACTTTTCCGTCCGATTTTGGATAAAAAAGCTTTCTGCGACGCTGCGTTTTAAATCGGCTAACCGCCTAATCATCGATTATGCAAATTTTTTTGTCTCTTCATGACTCAGAAGAGCCGCGGATAATATACTTTGCTAGTATTGCTACCCTAATTTTCACTATAGATGTCTAGAGACTATAGGTAtaagaattaaaaaatttaaatttctataaaaaaaattaattttaattaaattatttaaaaaatataattaattttctataaaaatattaattttaattaaattattttgttatttttcttttaattatttttattactatgttttaaattaattatcacATTTGATCAAATCACACGTATTAAAAAATACtgatttatattaaatttatatagtgTAGACTAAAATCTTATTtatatctttttattaataatactCATTTTTTTTCATCATTCTTTAAATTAAACAACTCTCCATatattgaaaacttaaaatgataaaaaaaatacaattaatattaaGCTCACTaataataaaagtaaaataggaaaaaatttCCTTAAAAACTAAACATAACAAataatagaaaatagaaaatttaatcaaatgtgACAGTTATTTTGAAATGTATTAGATTAACAATCCTATATGTTCTAATTTAACAATCTCATGCTGTTATGTTTAGAATCTATAGTCTCGTATCGCTGCGCTTAAATCCAACATAATCATATCAATAGCAAACGTTTCGGAAAATACGAAATACAAACATTAAAGGTCTCCCAAACAAATAGATAGCACTCA
The DNA window shown above is from Euphorbia lathyris chromosome 1, ddEupLath1.1, whole genome shotgun sequence and carries:
- the LOC136232599 gene encoding eukaryotic translation initiation factor 5A-2, with translation MSDEEHQFESKADAGASKTYPQQAGTIRKNGYIVIKNRPCKVVEVSTSKTGKHGHAKCHFVAIDIFTGKKLEDIVPSSHNCDVPHVNRTDYQLIDISEDGFVSLLTENGNTKDDLRLPSDESLLSQIKDGFGEGKDLVVTVMSSMGEEQICALKDIGPK